A stretch of Rhododendron vialii isolate Sample 1 chromosome 4a, ASM3025357v1 DNA encodes these proteins:
- the LOC131323622 gene encoding chitin elicitor receptor kinase 1-like codes for MKSLATTQILSSMRTSSELESTSPSAATASMTEFLGHVFTYVPESRNTFDEVAKWDYANLTTAAMLIQYFHYCTSTYAWFNVTVNCSCGDASVSKEYGLFITYPLRVEDSLESIAAAANLSTDLLQSYNPVVDFSAGNHFSSPFFI; via the coding sequence ATGAAATCCTTAGCTACAACACAGATACTATCATCTATGAGAACATCATCGGAACTAGAATCGACTTCCCCTTCAGCTGCGACTGCATCCATGACAGAGTTCTTGGGCCACGTTTTCACTTATGTTCCAGAGTCTCGCAACACGTTTGATGAGGTTGCCAAATGGGACTACGCAAACCTGACTACGGCCGCGATGTTGATCCAGTACTTTCATTACTGCACTTCCACTTATGCGTGGTTCAATGTGACGGTGAATTGTTCCTGTGGAGACGCGTCGGTGTCAAAGGAGTACGGGTTGTTCATCACGTACCCGCTTCGGGTTGAGGATAGCTTGGAGTCGATTGCGGCCGCTGCGAACTTGAGTACGGATTTGCTGCAGAGCTACAACCCGGTTGTGGATTTTAGCGCGGGGAATCATTTTTCATCACctttttttatatga